One genomic segment of Hevea brasiliensis isolate MT/VB/25A 57/8 chromosome 3, ASM3005281v1, whole genome shotgun sequence includes these proteins:
- the LOC131178634 gene encoding E3 ubiquitin ligase PARAQUAT TOLERANCE 3-like — MPIHFKFFSAKEYDSFSVDSSVISVDALKQKIVELKYKSKSNSLCLGTDLDLVVVNAQTNDCYADDMLIPNNTRVLIRRVPGSRRRKPIDNTTIVVREKQRPLSSSYCTGSNSSKISSETAITASCRSNPANTGVSSVCSSTVTSLSTTKPNGGDGFRCDDGFGDDVFVIPRMKPVQHSKSTVDAESDEDSKIKALVNAPALEWRLEGSNGVKNGRGFSGLVKKIPPEGYVCHRCKVRGHFIQDCPTNGDPNYDCKRLRPPTGIPKSMLMPNRGGSYVFSSGATAVLQPNYHAFEKEIFGCLPSKRSWSASDLPPELLCPLCKQVIKDAVLTSKCCFKSFCDKCIRVHLITSKLKCVCGATNILTDYLIPNMTLRDTINCIVKSGPCYSSSGENAKRNSFQDKDMELAHCSEPQISTTKLSAESFQEEQKPSPGDVEDGANKRKLIDAPHQTTKKARTTGATNVSEDTIGPMRMKDTASQGGVMGVEEKVQQKEISSEVEKKKDEREVVKGEIKQKVVCGARRKKKRERSQDVETESYMMPIGSYAYNPYWVGAQVGLEGYMAPYYAAGAMIYGLSSFGTSFNGLMNQYTFSMQ; from the coding sequence ATGccgattcattttaaatttttcagTGCAAAGGAGTATGATTCCTTCTCGGTGGATAGCTCTGTTATTTCTGTTGATGCTCTGAAACAGAAAATTGTTGAATTAAAGTATAAATCTAAATCCAATAGCTTGTGTTTGGGTACTGATTTGGACCTTGTGGTCGTTAATGCCCAGACGAATGATTGTTACGCTGATGATATGCTGATCCCTAACAATACTAGGGTTCTGATTCGTCGTGTTCCTGGATCGCGACGTCGCAAGCCCATCGACAATACAACTATTGTTGTTAGGGAAAAGCAACGGCCACTTAGTTCCTCTTATTGTACTGGTTCTAATTCCTCCAAGATTAGCTCTGAAACTGCTATTACTGCTTCATGCAGAAGCAACCCTGCAAATACTGGTGTTAGTTCTGTTTGTTCAAGTACTGTCACTAGTTTGTCCACAACAAAACCCAATGGGGGTGATGGATTTCGATGTGACGATGGGTTTGGGGATGATGTGTTTGTGATTCCTAGAATGAAGCCAGTTCAGCATAGCAAGTCAACTGTAGATGCAGAATCTGATGAGGACAGCAAGATTAAGGCTTTAGTAAATGCTCCAGCCTTGGAATGGCGGTTGGAAGGTTCAAATGGTGTGAAAAATGGTAGGGGTTTTAGTGGATTGGTGAAGAAAATACCACCAGAGGGTTATGTATGTCACAGATGTAAAGTGCGAGGACATTTTATTCAGGACTGCCCAACAAATGGAGATCCAAATTATGATTGCAAAAGATTGAGGCCTCCTACTGGAATTCCCAAGTCGATGCTGATGCCAAACCGAGGTGGCTCTTATGTGTTTTCAAGTGGTGCAACTGCTGTTTTACAGCCAAATTATCATGCTTTTGAGAAGGAAATTTTTGGCTGCTTGCCTTCAAAGAGATCCTGGTCTGCTAGTGATCTTCCACCAGAACTTCTCTGCCCCTTGTGCAAACAAGTAATCAAGGATGCTGTCTTGACTAGCAAATGTTGTTTCAAGAGCTTTTGTGATAAGTGTATCAGGGTTCATCTAATCACCTCTAAGTTGAAATGTGTTTGTGGGGCAACAAATATCCTTACTGATTATCTGATTCCAAACATGACGCTTAGGGACACAATTAATTGCATTGTGAAATCTGGTCCTTGTTACAGCAGCAGTGGTGAAAATGCCAAAAGAAACTCTTTCCAAGATAAGGATATGGAATTGGCTCACTGTTCAGAACCTCAGATCTCTACAACAAAACTATCTGCAGAATCATTTCAGGAAGAGCAGAAGCCATCACCTGGTGATGTAGAAGATGGGGCAAATAAAAGAAAACTTATTGACGCTCCACACCAGACAACTAAGAAAGCTAGAACTACAGGAGCAACTAATGTATCTGAAGATACTATTGGGCCAATGAGAATGAAAGATACAGCATCACAAGGAGGTGTCATGGGGGTTGAGGAAAAAGTGCAGCAAAAGGAGATTTCCAGTGAGGTAGAGAAGAAAAAGGACGAGAGAGAAGTGGTCAAGGGTGAAATCAAGCAAAAGGTGGTTTGTGGTGCGAGacgaaagaaaaagagagaaagaagtcaAGATGTTGAGACTGAGAGCTATATGATGCCTATTGGTTCTTATGCATACAATCCATACTGGGTTGGTGCGCAGGTGGGGTTGGAAGGATATATGGCACCTTATTATGCTGCTGGTGCGATGATCTATGGATTGAGCTCCTTTGGAACATCATTCAATGGTCTGATGAATCAATACACTTTTAGTATGCAGTGA